A single region of the Nicotiana sylvestris chromosome 6, ASM39365v2, whole genome shotgun sequence genome encodes:
- the LOC104223591 gene encoding pentatricopeptide repeat-containing protein At3g25210, mitochondrial, with the protein MRVSVRRPIITSLFSSLSLRPISSSSAADHLPETLTSQPPSSSDELTNPTPRTRTRTPLEKQFESWINNLKPGFTPADVNEALRAQSDPDLALDIFRWTGQQRNYKHNHVTYLTMINIAVSSKRYRVGETLVEEVLAGACPPSLPLYNSMIKFCCGRKFLFNRAFDIYKKMTKCEEAKPSLETYNLLLNALLSKFNKLHVCYVYLHSVRSLAKQMKSFGVIPDTFALNMIIKAYSKCLEVDEAIRVYREMGLYGCEPDAFTYGYIAKGLCEKGRVNQGLEFFKEMRDKGFVPKGSTYMILVCSLALERRFEDAIEVVFDMLDNSLSPDQLTYKTVLEELCREGRGSYAFEILDEFKKRDSLMNEKTYKSLLNGLYFLNQD; encoded by the coding sequence ATGCGGGTGTCCGTACGCCGGCCGATAATCACCTCTCTCTTCTCCTCCCTATCTCTCCGCCCTATCTCCAGCTCCTCCGCCGCCGATCACCTTCCAGAAACCCTAACATCTCAACCGCCGTCCTCCTCCGATGAACTCACAAACCCTACCCCTCGAACCCGAACCCGAACTCCATTGGAAAAACAGTTCGAATCGTGGATTAACAATCTCAAACCCGGGTTCACACCAGCTGACGTAAACGAAGCCTTGAGAGCTCAATCCGACCCGGACCTCGCCCTTGATATCTTCCGGTGGACCGGCCAACAGCGGAACTACAAGCACAACCACGTCACTTACTTAACAATGATTAACATCGCAGTCTCAAGTAAGCGTTACCGCGTCGGAGAAACACTAGTCGAGGAAGTCCTCGCCGGCGCTTGCCCGCCGAGCCTCCCACTGTACAATTCCATGATTAAATTTTGCTGCGGCCGTAAATTCTTGTTTAACCGCGCATTTGACATTTACAAGAAAATGACAAAATGTGAAGAAGCTAAGCCTTCATTAGAGACTTATAATTTGTTACTGAATGCCCTTCTCAGTAAATTTAATAAGCTACATGTCTGTTACGTGTATTTACATTCTGTTCGATCATTAGCTAAGCAAATGAAGTCCTTTGGTGTGATTCCAGATACATTTGCTTTGAATATGATAATCAAGGCTTACTCTAAGTGTCTTGAGGTTGATGAGGCGATTCGTGTTTATCGTGAAATGGGGTTGTATGGATGTGAGCCGGATGCATTTACCTATGGTTATATAGCCAAAGGGTTGTGTGAGAAGGGAAGAGTGAATCAGGGACTTGAGTTTTTCAAGGAAATGAGGGATAAAGGATTTGTTCCGAAAGGAAGTACTTATATGATATTGGTTTGCAGTCTTGCTTTGGAGCGTCGATTTGAGGATGCTATTGAGGTGGTTTTTGATATGTTGGATAATTCGTTGTCGCCTGATCAGCTTACTTATAAAACTGTGTTGGAAGAATTATGTAGAGAAGGCAGAGGAAGTTATGCATTTGAAATTCTTGATGAATTTAAGAAGAGGGATAGCTTAATGAATGAGAAGACTTACAAGTCTTTGTTGAATGGTTTATATTTTCTTAATCAGGACTAA
- the LOC138871841 gene encoding uncharacterized protein, with product MVGYVLERRINRILIDDGSAVNILLIRIMKELGISTEELSKSRLMIQGFNQGGQRAIGAIKLEITMGDMQSTAWMHVIDSNTLYNLLLGSPWIHENKVVPSTYYQCLKYNKYGVEKKIVVDDKPFSEAEAYFADAKFYLKNHIMKGVKVDDITKAKGKKIAPLFRYVPKVKKDEGESSSLQKGALRELTLPIKQIDTIKLSSKLLGNFVAPNMPQNKALPSKRTNEGFDPNAYRLFAKAGYDPNEPSKLGKIPHEATRKANMMKDNEHVVKQSREGLGYKQPPPVRISIRRASINYITTEDEPADPNKRPSVFDRLGEPTTRTSIFERLGPLKRKKNKSQRNYEKIRRPLPSRVQSISKECQSLVPSRIKRQSELLISCEEVLKVKTRIMVHTRERDEDEESVGSSYHITTNEEQYTLSLRKFDEYLGDASWCGHISFNDDDPQKDEDVEDAPAELEEGIKMTVDALKEVNLGTAEDSRPTYVSALLTTDEENTYVELLKEYRDVFAWSYKEMPGLDPKVAVHHLAVKKGVRPVKQAQRRFRPELIPLIEAEVNKLIEACFIREVKYPSWISSIVPVKKKNGQIRVCVDFRDLNNACPKDEFLLPIPELMIDATTGYEAMYFMDGSSGYNQIRMEPKDEELTAFRTPKGIYCYKVMPFGLKNVSATYQRAMQNIFDDILHKNVE from the coding sequence ATGGTGGGTTATGTGCTCGAGAGGAGGATAAACAGAATCTTGATAGATGACGGATCTGCAGTTAACATTCTTCTCATTCGCATAATGAAAGAACTCGGCATCTCAACAGAAGAACTTTCTAAAAGCCGACTGATGATTCAAGGATTCAATCAAGGAGGACAAAGGGCCATAGGAGCTATCAAGCTGGAAATCACCATGGGAGATATGCAATCAACTGCATGGATGCATGTGATCGATTCAAATACTTTATACAATTTGTTGCTTGGCAGCCCGTGGATACACGAGAACAAAGTTGTCCCATCAACTTACTACCAATGTTTGAAATATAATAAATATGGAGTCGAAAAGAAGATAGTTGTTGACGACAAGCCGTTCTCTGAAGCCGAGGCATACTTCgctgatgcaaagttctacttgaagaaccacaTCATGAAGGGAGTAAAAGTTGATGACATCACTAAGGCCAAAGGCAAGAAAATAGCTCCTTTATTTCGTTACGTTCCAAAAGTGAAGAAAGATGAAGGAGAATCATCAAGCCTCCAAAAAGGTGCACTAAGAGAATTAACCCTTCCTATCAAGCAGATTGATACCATAAAGTTATCTTCAAAGCTACTGGGAAATTTTGTGGCCCCTAACATGCCTCAAAATAAGGCACTCCCTTCGAAACGCACAAATGAAGGTTTTGATCCGAATGCTTACAGGTTGTTCGCAAAGGCTGGATATGATCCCAATGAACCATCTAAGCTAGGGAAGATCCCACATGAAGCTACTAGGAAAGCAAACATGATGAAGGATAATGAGCATGTGGTGAAGCAATCACGTGAGGGTCTAGGTTACAAACAACCCCCACCAGTTCGCATCTCCATTAGAAGAGCAAGTATCAACTATATCACGACGGAAGATGAACCCGCTGATCCTAATAAAAGGCCTTCTGTATTTGATCGACTTGGAGAACCAACTACAAGAACTTCTATATTTGAGAGGTTGGGGCCATTGAAAAGGAAGAAGAACAAGTCCCaaagaaattatgaaaaaataagaaGACCTTTGCCATCTAGAGTCCAAAGTATCTCTAAAGAGTGTCAAAGTCTGGTCCCTTCCAGAATTAAGCGACAATCAGAACTTTTGATTTCATGCGAAGAGGTACTCAAAGTGAAGACCCGCATAATGGTCCACACTAGAGAGCgtgacgaagatgaagaaagtgtaggATCTTCATATCACATTACTACGAATGAGGAGCAATACACTTTATCCCTAAGGAAATTTGACGAATATTTGGGAGATGCCTCTTGGTGTGGCCATATATCTTTTAACGATGATGATCCTCAAAAAGACGAAGATGTCGAGGACGCTCCTGCGGAACTagaagaaggaattaaaatgACTGTTGATGCATTGAAAGAAGTCAACCTTGGCACTGCAGAAGACTCCAGGCCCACCTATGTAAGTGCCCTATTAACCACAGATGAAGAAAACACTTATGTGGAGCTACTCAAAGAATATAGAGATGTCTTTGCTTGGAgctacaaagagatgcctggttTAGATCCTAAGGTAGCAGTTCATCATCTCGCAGTCAAGAAAGGAGTTCGTCCTGTTAAGCAAGCCCAAAGACGCTTCAGGCCAGAATTGATCCCATTAATCGAAGCCGAGGTCAATAAACTCATCGAAGCTTGTTTCATTCGGGAGGTTAAATATCCTTCATGGATTTCAAGCATTGTTCCTGTGAAAAAGAAGAATGGCCAAATTCGAGTTTGTGTCGATTTTAGAGACCTCAATAATGCATGCCCTAAGGACGAATTTCTGCTCCCCATTCCAGAGCTTATGATTGATGCCACTACCGGATACGAGGCGATGTATTTCATGGATGGATCATCTGGCTACAATCAAATACGTATGgaaccaaaagatgaagagcttactgcgtTTCGCACTCCTAAAGGCATTTATTGCTacaaagtaatgccttttggcttgaagaatgttAGCGCCACATATCAAAGGGCAATGCAAAATATCTTTGACGACATCCTCCACAAGAATGTGGAATGA
- the LOC104235300 gene encoding uncharacterized protein, translated as MVEKFLPVGRFNSLRSSDPVLLLSGPPSSGKTSLLFQFAINSATESREGNVVFICNRRKLETKPPYLAQGIDPFSDSTIFERIQMKYIEDEEGIKKYFAAFHMHNNPAPVSVIIDDFADFFNEGKCQEKYNNNRGKDLAMVRVLALCKNAMMYANQKGSLPCQLLLSDTHYHSDSPRLLYIYKRWVSSIYTIKADGFGSYLIRSSSNNFARAKTAKYSIALQYLVVEDITENEEQLDE; from the coding sequence ATGGTGGAGAAATTCTTACCTGTTGGGCGATTCAATAGTCTTCGCAGTAGTGACCCAGTTCTCCTCCTTTCTGGTCCACCTTCATCAGGAAAAACCTCTTTACTTTTCCAGTTCGCTATTAACTCAGCAACAGAGAGTAGGGAGGGTAATGTGGTCTTCATTTGCAACCGTCGTAAGCTGGAAACAAAACCCCCTTATCTGGCTCAGGGAATTGATCCATTCTCTGATAGTACTATTTTTGAACGTATTCAGATGAAGTATATAGAGGACGAAGAAGGAATTAAGAAATACTTTGCTGCATTTCATATGCATAATAATCCTGCTCCAGTTTCAGTTATTATTGATGATTTTGCTGATTTTTTTAATGAAGGAAAATGCCAAGAGAAATACAATaataatcgaggaaaagatttgGCTATGGTTCGAGTATTAGCACTATGTAAAAATGCAATGATGTATGCTAATCAAAAGGGGTCATTGCCATGTCAGCTTTTACTCTCTGATACTCATTATCATAGTGACTCCCCGAGATTGCTATACATTTACAAGAGATGGGTTTCCTCTATTTACACAATTAAAGCGGATGGTTTTGGATCATATCTTATTAGGAGTAGCAGCAACAATTTTGCTAGGGCTAAAACTGCAAAATACTCCATTGCTCTTCAGTATTTGGTAGTTGAAGATATTACTGAAAATGAAGAGCAGTTGGATGAATGA
- the LOC104235299 gene encoding serine/threonine-protein kinase MHK-like yields the protein MEKYRILKELGDGTCGNVYKAINTETSEIVAVKKMKRKFYFWEECVNLREVKSLRKLNHTNIIKLKEIVRENNELFFILEYMERNLYQLMKERQRPFLEEEIRGLMSQVLQGLAHMHKNGYFHRDLKPENLLVTNDIIKIADFGLAREVSSLPPFTDYVSTRWYRAPEVLLQSSSYTPAIDMWAVGAVLAELFTLCPIFPGESEIDQLYKICCILGPPDWTSFPELRSASRLFDFSCLDIKPANLSDVIPSASLEAIDLIKQLCSWDPLRRPTADQCLQHPFFHVDMWIPRPLGDPLQMDLSNVGPEPNLELNLWDFGTVKDDCYLGLTLAVNPSPSCLDLFPAKMASKSQGTGTDMLFCPGYQDHSQQSVFWSLFPPDHQISTPVDSSLSLSFSTIPHSNIGVPQSTGFGMTSLQSNFLERPFLAMSSSFQQRQCL from the exons ATGGAAAA ATATAGAATATTGAAGGAGCTTGGAGATGGAACTTGTGGTAATGTATATAAGGCCATTAATACAGAAACATCTGAAATT GTTGCAGTAAAGAAAATGAAGAGGAAGTTCTATTTTTGGGAAGAATGTGTTAATCTACGTGAAGTAAAG TCCCTCCGTAAATTGAATCATACTAACATCATCAAACTGAAGGAGATTGTCAGGGAGAACAATGAGCTATTCTTCATACTCGAGTACATG GAACGTAACTTGTACCAACTAATGAAAGAACGACAAAGACCTTTTCTTGAGGAAGAGATTCGAGGATTGATGTCTCAGGTGTTGCAAGGACTTGCCCACATGCATAAAAATGGTTACTTTCATCGGGACCTGAAACCTG AGAATTTGCTGGTGACAAACGACATAATTAAAATTGCTGACTTTGGGTTGGCTAGAGAAGTGTCTTCATTACCTCCTTTCACTGATTATGTTTCAACTCGTTG GTATCGAGCACCAGAAGTTTTGTTGCAATCTTCATCATACACACCTGCTATCG ATATGTGGGCAGTTGGTGCGGTACTTGCTGAACTTTTCACTCTTTGCCCAATTTTCCCTGGTGAAAG TGAAATTGATCAGTTGTATAAGATATGCTGTATTCTTGGACCGCCAGACTGGACTAGCTTCCCAGAACTGAGAAGTGCTTCACGGTTGTTTGATTTTAGTTGTCTTGAT ATTAAACCAGCCAATCTGTCTGATGTCATTCCAAGTGCTAGCTTGGAAGCTATCGATTTGATCAAG CAACTCTGTTCGTGGGACCCATTGAGGAGGCCAACTGCTGACCAATGCTTGCAGCACCCATTTTTTCAT GTTGATATGTGGATTCCTCGTCCTCTAGGGGATCCATTGCAGATGGATTTGAGTAATGTTG GACCTGAGCCTAATCTTGAGTTGAACCTGTGGGATTTTGGGACAGTAAAGGATGACTGCTATCTTGGTTTGACTTTGGCTGTGAACCCGAGTCCCTCTTGCCTGG ATCTATTTCCTGCAAAGATGGCAAGTAAAAGTCAAGGTACAGGAACG GATATGCTGTTCTGCCCTGGTTACCAGGATCACTCACAACAATCAG ttttctggtcATTGTTTCCTCCTGATCACCAAATATCTACTCCAGTGGACTCCTCATTATCATTATCATTCAG CACAATTCCACACTCAAATATTGGAGTTCCACAGTCCACTGGTTTTGGCATGACATCTCTGCAGTCTAACTTCTTGGAGCGACCCTTTCTGGCTATGTCATCCTCCTTCCAGCAGAGACAATGCCTTTGA